The Sebastes umbrosus isolate fSebUmb1 chromosome 1, fSebUmb1.pri, whole genome shotgun sequence genome includes the window cgttgctactgagaggtgaaatggcgcagaaaggagttcagctggacCAGGAAGCAATCTCTTGttcgatctgtctggatctactgaaggatccggtgactactacctgtggacacagctactgcatgaactgtattaaaagcttctgggatggagaggatgagaagaagatctacagctgccctcagtgtaggcagaccttcacaccgaggcctgtcctgctgaaaaacaccatgttagcagttttagtggaggaactgaagaagactggactccaagctgctcctgctgatcactgctatgctggacctgaagatgtggcctgtgatgtctgcactgggaggaaactgaaagccttcaagtcctgtctggtgtgcctggtctcttactgtgagaaacacctccagctgCATTACGATGTAGCTcaattaaagaaacacaagctggtggagccctccaagaagctccaggagaacatctgctctcgtcacgacgaggtgatgaagatgttctgtcgtactgatcagcagtgtatctgttatctctgctctgtggatgaacataaaggccacgacaccgtctcagctgcagcagaaaggacggagaggcagagagagctggaggtgagtcgactcaacgtccagcagaggatccaggacagagagaaagatgtgaagctgctccaacaggaggtggaggctgtcaatcgctctgctgataaagcagtggaggacagtgagaagatcttcaccgagctgatccgtctcatggagaaaagaagctgtgatgtgaagcagcaggtcagatcccagcagaaaagtgaagtgagtcgagtcaaagagcttcaggagaagctggagcaggagatcactgagctgaagaggagagacgctgagatgaagctgctgtcacacacagaggatcacaacCAGTTTCTTCTTaactacccctcactgtcaccactcactgaatctacatccagcatcaatatccgtcctctgagctactttgaggacgtgacggcggctgtgtcagaagtcagagataaactacaggacgttctgagagagaaatggacaaacgtctcacagacagtgactgaagtggatgttttactgtcacaaccagagcccaagaccagagctggattcttacaatattcacgagaaatcacactggatccaaacacagcacacacacggctgttattatctgaggggaacagaaaagcaacatttatgaaacaacatcagtcttattctagtcacccagacagattcactgcATGTCatcaggtcctgagtagagagagtctgactggacgttgttactgggaggtggagaggagagggacaggagtttatgtagcagtcacatacaagagtatcaggaGAGCAGGGGGGGGTGAATGTTTGTTTGGAGACAATGATAAATCTTGGGCGTTAGTTTGTGACCaaaacagttatatattttGGTACAACAATATCCAAAcccccgtctcaggtcctctgtcctccagagtaggagtgtacctggatcacagtgcaggtattctgtccttctacagcgtctctgaaaccatgactctcctccacagagtccagaccacattcactgagcctctctatgctggactttgGCTTTATGGTTATGATGTcactgctgagttgtgtaaactgaaatagacagaagtcatttaagggttaaattcagtgttttaactcttaaacttctctggtgtccatcattgttgctgcagagctgatttgtgtctggaccgcagaggaccagccctacaaacactaaagtgtgtcactgcctgactgactgagtgatgaagttacaggattcatCAGCGACTGTTGCAGGTTCCTCATTGGTTGTtgctctttctaaatgaaaagctggagaacagttcagtgtttatgttttctggggattgtgtcagcggttcattgaatcattacatcgtgctgttgttgtgcatgtgctattgtttatagtagtttaagttacgttacgttgtgcttcgtattgtgttaccaccgtgcattcacaccaagcaggAAGCAcattagcaagccacacgtcgctactgcggtatgaacccaaaataaacacactgtgctgtgatttaatatcaataaacggatcaaaatgatgccgaaataacgacataatgatgctgattagtaaacagtctgaattcatgctttgtcgggtctgtccgcaacacagcaagcaaacaacttttaaaatgcttgttttctgaacggagtccggatcgatcagtgccaggctatgctaacattgtagctgctccatcaacactccatctaggaataaacacgcagcaacaacatcagtgatgacatcaactttgtaagtatgtatatattgttacacaccacttatatgatgaatgcttttgatacacatgctttaataaaaagctgaaatacttttaacctgcAGACTGTATGTCATGATGATACATTtacaccttgtataaaatgtataatatactgactagtacatgtcaccatttactattactgaatgcaatttgcttcattataagttgtctttcaatcaaacattaagatataagtggaaaaaagcTGTTCATAAAACatgatagacatgaccactgattatttctgtaacaatttagccacaaattcacatcctGACCAGATACGGTCCAGACAGATACTCGCTTTAGACTGAGTCttgttcttttcatgtcttcactgcacagagatcagctgtcaatcaaacattatggGCTCTACTTTGTAAACTTCTCTCTGctctaaatgtttgatgaatatttgtatatatatatatgtgtgtgtgtgtgtgtgttgttgtttctcttccacTGCACGGGTCTTAAAGGAAGGTCtagtgatttatttcttatcatagatattctgttctcaccactttttgtaaagatatctagaatcacatttatttgttgggcagactaaatgttgtcgtTCAGATCGACGTACAAACGAGATCCTAAGATGTTtaatgaaactgtaattatcatgatcataatcaataaggaaatcattattctctgttacatcgctgagattctgctcaaacaaactgattgtgtggatgaaaatgaatctgtacgtgaaatcattgaacaagagtcatttagcagactttactgatgggatgtgtgaacaaactgaaggtttctataatcaataaacaagaatgaactaagtcttttcttgtcttttttccagGGTATCATACAAAGCCGATGGAGTAAATGTGACTAGGAGAGAATAACTGAGGCAgttttcctcctgaaacaccacaaagtccagtgttcatgtttagagtcagtcagtctctgtttaaaaacaatctaaaaaaaagattaaaactaaAAGGTAACATAACTTATTAGTTGTGACATGAGGATTTTGTTATCATAGTTATTGAACACAATCACAAGTTCATAAATTGAATACAAATTCCAACTTCTTTCCCCACATACTGATAGAAGAACGCTCTTTTTCTCCACTTCAGCTCGTATTATTCCTCTGACGATACGCTCAACACTTGTTTCTAGACCGTGTTCAGAACGTTTTATTTTCACTGGGCTTGTTGTCTCCTCTGTATAACCACAGCTGTGGTGCTTTGGTGATTCTCTGAGCAACCTGGAGAGCACACAAACTGGACTATTGTTTGTTCTTTATTCAAACCGTatcatgcagctttaaacacaacaactgttgtggatttatggctttttaaactgttttggaTACATGAACGAAACCGTCTTGCCACATGGACTCTACATCTCtttctttacatatttacatctctttctttatgtgcatttattttgttcgTTGCAACACATGAGATTGATTTAAAGTGTGTATTGATC containing:
- the LOC119487151 gene encoding E3 ubiquitin/ISG15 ligase TRIM25-like; amino-acid sequence: MAQKGVQLDQEAISCSICLDLLKDPVTTTCGHSYCMNCIKSFWDGEDEKKIYSCPQCRQTFTPRPVLLKNTMLAVLVEELKKTGLQAAPADHCYAGPEDVACDVCTGRKLKAFKSCLVCLVSYCEKHLQLHYDVAQLKKHKLVEPSKKLQENICSRHDEVMKMFCRTDQQCICYLCSVDEHKGHDTVSAAAERTERQRELEVSRLNVQQRIQDREKDVKLLQQEVEAVNRSADKAVEDSEKIFTELIRLMEKRSCDVKQQVRSQQKSEVSRVKELQEKLEQEITELKRRDAEMKLLSHTEDHNQFLLNYPSLSPLTESTSSINIRPLSYFEDVTAAVSEVRDKLQDVLREKWTNVSQTVTEVDVLLSQPEPKTRAGFLQYSREITLDPNTAHTRLLLSEGNRKATFMKQHQSYSSHPDRFTACHQVLSRESLTGRCYWEVERRGTGVYVAVTYKSIRRAGGGECLFGDNDKSWALVCDQNSYIFWYNNIQTPVSGPLSSRVGVYLDHSAGILSFYSVSETMTLLHRVQTTFTEPLYAGLWLYGYDVTAELCKLK